The DNA window AATTGCTTAATGTGACCCTAGTTCGCGCAAGAGGTCTATCTTGAACACATAAGATGAGCTTGGCTTGAAGTATGGGGTTTTGATGGTGCTTGGCTAGGCTGATTTAACATTGGTTAACTTGGACAACAAAGGCGGTTCAACGTTGTACATAAGGACATGTATGTGGCTTCTTGGACCTTGTCCATTGACATCGCTTCATTTAAGGATCCAGAAAACCACTACCTGATCACATTTTCTATTTCCTCCCTTAATCTAGACAGGTATGAGTCTATAATATACTCCTTAGGCATACTATATAGTTTTTGAAAATTGACATATATTGGAGATTGTATTCTTAAACAGAACTGACATATTTCAGGTTCATCAATTGTCTCATAGGAGTGTCATGTATGGAGGGGCCGAACTACAGTAAgaggtctctcttgaacaccTCCCACATCATGGTTTCTCTATGGTTGCATTAATAAAGATATGACTCATAACACATTTTGGCGTCACCAATAAAGTGGATGGAAGCAATGTCAAGTTTAGTTGCATCAGTTGTCCTGTCCACCCTAAACAGCTACTTAACAGATATAATCCAGCCCTCCACATTTGTTCCATCGAACCAAGGACAATCAACATTTATGAGCCGAGTTGGAGGAACATATTGTTGACCATGATGGAAGGGCCTATCGCGGAGAGAGCCATGGTAAGTAACATCATAATAAGCCCTGGATCGAGGATCTTGGCCAAGAACAAACCCTCCTTCTATGGATGTCAACCTGTCTTTTGTGGCATTGAACCTTCTATCCATATTATTACTCAATTCATCCATATTCTGTTGTAGGGAAGATTGCATAAAAGCTTATTATTGGGTTGGGCTTTCGATTAGGACTTTGAGAGCATCCGTCTCAGTTTGCTGTCGGGTTTCTATCATCGCAGAACCGCTTGGCTCTAATACCAGAATTTTACGACTTAAATTTGTAACTGGGTTGAGAGTTTTGATCTCAAGAACCAAGATTAAGTCTATTATTCAAAGGACATCGAAAGAGCTAGGAGAACAATAAATAAGGGTTCTagaaaagaagatgaaacagaaatgagaagagaatactgTTAATACACTTAACATTCCgataattgaagatgacaaagaaaaatcaaaattcaatcaGTTAAACTTTTCACAAATTTATTCATTCTCGTAATTGAAGATGAGTTCAGCTTAACTCACAAAAGTATTCAGATACAATTGCtcaaagagagaaaattaattttaaaaaatgtggtTTGCAAATAACATCAAATTGAAAAGGAAATATAATCAACCCTAAATGTCAAGATTGTATGAATGAATTACTTCACAAGATATTAAGCTGTTAATTATGAGATGGGTAAGTTGAAATTGAATCGATCTTCAATACAAGTTCAACAAATTGCAGCAAGCAATAATTTGAAGCTAGAATAGTTCATTCAGATTCAGATTCAGATATAACTTCTAAACTGCTAGTAAAAGTTTCCCTGCGAATGATTCCCTTATTAGGGGTTGAATCGGTAGAGACAAATGGATTTGGAGGGAGTGTTAAAGCATTTCCATCGCCTTCTAGCATTTGAACAACTGCTTTCATGGAAGGTCGATTGCTTGGGAACCACTGAATACACCAAAGTCCCACAATAGTCAGTTTGTTTATGATCCATTTGGAGTTTTCATCTGCTTCATGTTCAATCTCAATGGCTAACTCTTTTCCTCGATTCAATCGGTTGTATATCCACTCGGGAAAGTAAACATCACTCGTATCTTCATCGGTAGGTTTTGTCCTTCCTCCTACTATCTCCAGTAAGAGCATTCCAAAACTGTAGATATCAGATTTATACGACACATTTCCAAAATTCCTGGAGAAAACTTCGGGTGCAATGTAGCCGACGGTACCCCTGGCAATAGTCATGGAAATAGCACTCTGTTCCTTGGAGCAAAGCTTGGCCAAACCAAAATCAGAGATTTTTGGGACAAAGTTACTGTCCAACAAAACATTGTGTGGCTTAATATCAAAGTGTAGGATTCGGTGATCACACCCTTGGTGAAGATACTCGATTCCTTTGGCTATTCCCAAAGCAATTTCTTCTAGCTTCTTCCACCCAAGAGATTTCTTCTTCCCCTCCGAAGATATAAACTTCTCCAGTGAATAATTCATCATGAACTCGGTGATTAGGGCCCTGTTGGATCCATCGGCACAATAGCCAGCCAATCGTACTACGTTGACGTGGTGGATTTTTCCCATGGTTCCCACCTCATTGATGAACTCCTCCCCATTTCCCTTGACATCATTGAGAACTTTAACAGCTACATGAACTTCATTTGAGAGCTTTCCCTTGTAAACTATGCCATAGCCACCCTTGCCGATCATGGTAGTAAAATTGTTGGTTATCTTCTTAATATCTGAGTAAGAATATCTCGAGGGTTTAAGAGCTTTATAATCTTTCAAGAATGTGTCAATCCTTAGTTGAGCTTGCTTCTTGTTATCATCCGAAGTTAGGATGGAGTATGTAAAAGTTACTCCAACGAGAAGTACAAGACTAGTTAAACTACAACCTACACTCAAAATATTGTGCCAAGGGTTGAGAGAACattaagagaaataataatatgattgatGAAAGTGAGAGGGTCAGGAGAAGGTTACCTATAATTATAAGTTTCTTGGTAACATCTGCAATAACATTATGATTTGTGGTGAACAtaatgcattatatatatatataagagaatgaAAGTATAGATCACCTCTTGGTTGCTTCAGCTCTCCATAACACTCTGTTTCATTGACGTTGTGTTGAGTATTGTTGATATTCCTTAATCTGCAGAGTTTGTGAAGTGATTCGCAATGGCCACACATGGGCTCCGACCAATTCAATGAAAAATCTTTTAAGTCAGAGATTTTTGTGATGGATTTGCATGGCCACGGTGGCAGGTTGTACAATTCGGTGTAAATGGAAACAGCATACACTTGCTGAGTTGAATCACTATCACTAGCGCAATACACGGGGCAAGGTAATTCATAAGATGGGCATAGTTCTGATGAGTTTATTCCCTTGTAAGAAGAATCATTAGGACAGATGAAGTAGTAAATATTATTGTAGTATGTGACAAGTGGTTTGAAGGAAG is part of the Impatiens glandulifera chromosome 1, dImpGla2.1, whole genome shotgun sequence genome and encodes:
- the LOC124919975 gene encoding rust resistance kinase Lr10-like, yielding MCGHCESLHKLCRLRNINNTQHNVNETECYGELKQPRDVTKKLIIIGCSLTSLVLLVGVTFTYSILTSDDNKKQAQLRIDTFLKDYKALKPSRYSYSDIKKITNNFTTMIGKGGYGIVYKGKLSNEVHVAVKVLNDVKGNGEEFINEVGTMGKIHHVNVVRLAGYCADGSNRALITEFMMNYSLEKFISSEGKKKSLGWKKLEEIALGIAKGIEYLHQGCDHRILHFDIKPHNVLLDSNFVPKISDFGLAKLCSKEQSAISMTIARGTVGYIAPEVFSRNFGNVSYKSDIYSFGMLLLEIVGGRTKPTDEDTSDVYFPEWIYNRLNRGKELAIEIEHEADENSKWIINKLTIVGLWCIQWFPSNRPSMKAVVQMLEGDGNALTLPPNPFVSTDSTPNKGIIRRETFTSSLEVISESESE